In Arachis hypogaea cultivar Tifrunner chromosome 17, arahy.Tifrunner.gnm2.J5K5, whole genome shotgun sequence, a single window of DNA contains:
- the LOC112765612 gene encoding SH3 domain-containing protein 2 yields MEAIRKQASKLREQVARQQQAVLKQFGGGGYGGSDNMVTDEVELQQHQKLEKLYISTRAGKHYQRDIVRGVEGYIVTGSKQVEIGAKLSEDSRKYGSENNCTSGNTLSRAALSYSHAHAQMEKERGNLLKALTTQVAEPLRAMVMGAPLEDARHLAQRYDRMRQEAEAQAIEVSKRQARVRETPGNAESAMKLEAAETKLQDLKSNMTILGKEAAAALTAVEAQQQRLTLQRLIAMVEAERAYHQRVLQILDQLEGEMISERQRIEAPPTPSVDNSMAPPPSYEEVNGVYASQTHNGMTDSMGYFLGEVLFPYHAESEVELNLSIGDFIVVRKVTNNGWAEGECKGKAGWFPFDYIERRDRVLASKVAEVF; encoded by the exons ATGGAAGCTATCAGAAAACAAGCCTCCAAGCTTCGAGAACAAGTCGCTCGCCAACAGCAG GCTGTGCTGAAACAATTTGGAGGTGGGGGATATGGAGGTTCAGATAATATGGTTACTGATGAAGTAGAGCTTCAACAACATCAGAAACTTGAGAAGCTTTACATATCAACACGTGCAGGAAAG cattATCAAAGAGATATTGTCCGTGGTGTAGAAGGTTATATTGTTACTGGATCCAAGCAGGTTGAAATTG GAGCAAAGTTGTCAGAAGATAGCAGGAAATATGGATCGGAAAATAATTGCACTAGTGGTAATACGTTGTCAAGGGCTGCACTAAGTTACTCACATGCCCATGCACAAATGGAGAAGGAGCGTGGGAACTTACTGAAAGCTCTGACCACACAG GTTGCAGAGCCCCTAAGAGCAATGGTGATGGGAGCTCCGTTGGAGGATGCTAGGCATCTTGCTCAACGTTATGACAGAATGCGTCAGGAAGCTGAAGCACAG GCTATCGAAGTTTCCAAACGCCAGGCAAGAGTAAGAGAAACACCAGGAAATGCTGAAAGTGCTATGAAACTAGAAGCAGCGGAAACAAAGCTGCAAGACCTGAAGTCAAACATGACCATATTGGGTAAGGAAGCTGCTGCAGCATTGACTGCTGTTGAAGCGCAGCAACAGAGGTTAACCCTCCAGCGTCTTATAGCTATG GTTGAAGCAGAGCGTGCCTATCATCAGAGAGTACTCCAAATACTTGATCAACTTGAGGGAGAG ATGATATCAGAAAGACAACGAATTGAAGCCCCTCCTACACCTAGTGTGGATAACAGCATGGCACCACCCCCATCATATGAAGAAGTGAATGGTGTCTATGCTTCTCAGACACACAATGGCATGACAGATAGTATGGGTTACTTCTTAGGAGAG GTTTTATTTCCATATCATGCTGAGTCTGAAGTTGAACTGAATCTATCCATTGGGGATTTTATTGTTGTTCGAAAG GTTACAAACAATGGATGGGCCGAGGGTGAATGCAAAGGGAAGGCAGGTTGGTTTCCATTTGATTATATTGAAAGAAGGGATCGAGTTCTTGCAAGCAAGGTGGCTGAAGTGTTTTGA